In Patescibacteria group bacterium, the following proteins share a genomic window:
- the rpmC gene encoding 50S ribosomal protein L29: MESISKLRDKTKELLLADFKLLQKEIIDAKLSHSLGKLKEVAKIAKIRKQIARIKTILREKEIIQS, from the coding sequence ATGGAATCAATATCAAAGCTTCGTGATAAAACCAAAGAATTGTTGCTCGCAGACTTTAAGTTGTTGCAGAAAGAAATAATAGATGCTAAATTGAGCCACTCTTTGGGAAAGCTTAAAGAGGTCGCAAAAATTGCCAAAATTAGAAAGCAAATAGCGCGAATTAAGACAATTTTAAGAGAAAAAGAGATTATTCAAAGTTAG
- the rplP gene encoding 50S ribosomal protein L16: MLMPKRMKFRRTQRGTIAGLSNRGSNVDFGEFGLKAMDRGYITSRQIEAARKAITHFTKRSGKLWIRVFPDNPVTKKPAETRMGGGKGLADHFSCRTRPGKIMFELSGVTEAVAREAFDRASHKLPIKTGFVQAD; the protein is encoded by the coding sequence ATGTTAATGCCAAAGAGAATGAAATTTAGAAGGACCCAAAGAGGCACAATCGCGGGATTGAGTAATCGCGGTTCTAATGTTGATTTTGGAGAGTTTGGTCTTAAAGCCATGGATCGTGGCTATATTACATCGCGGCAAATAGAGGCTGCCAGAAAAGCCATTACGCATTTTACTAAAAGAAGCGGAAAGCTTTGGATTAGAGTATTTCCCGATAATCCTGTAACAAAAAAGCCTGCCGAAACAAGAATGGGTGGCGGGAAAGGCTTGGCAGACCATTTTTCCTGCAGAACTCGACCGGGAAAAATAATGTTTGAGCTGTCTGGTGTTACCGAGGCAGTAGCTCGAGAAGCGTTTGATCGCGCCTCGCATAAATTACCGATTAAAACAGGGTTTGTTCAAGCAGATTAA
- the rpsC gene encoding 30S ribosomal protein S3, translating to MGQKTNPNGFRYGVYKNWQSIWFTQDKKVLPAYVLEDQKIRRFLMKRLSGAGISQVVIERSFGNIKIVVAISRPGVVIGKGGAGIALLREELKKLTPEKVDLVVEEIKEIEKSAYLTARAIADQIEKRIPYKRAVNSALQKAQEARVLGIKIEVSGLLSGASSIGRNEKFSRGTVPTQTLRADIDFARVEAMPAYGSIGIKVWIYRGEYENIK from the coding sequence ATGGGACAAAAAACAAATCCTAACGGTTTCCGTTACGGGGTCTACAAAAATTGGCAATCTATTTGGTTTACTCAAGACAAAAAAGTGTTGCCTGCGTATGTTTTAGAAGATCAAAAAATTAGAAGGTTTTTAATGAAAAGGCTTTCTGGGGCAGGAATTTCTCAAGTTGTCATTGAGCGCTCCTTTGGAAACATTAAAATAGTTGTGGCTATTTCTCGTCCTGGGGTAGTTATTGGAAAAGGTGGGGCGGGAATCGCGCTTTTACGAGAGGAGTTAAAAAAATTAACGCCGGAAAAAGTAGATTTGGTGGTTGAGGAAATTAAAGAGATCGAAAAATCCGCTTATCTTACAGCCCGAGCTATTGCGGATCAAATAGAAAAACGAATTCCTTATAAAAGAGCGGTAAACTCGGCTTTGCAAAAAGCGCAGGAGGCAAGGGTTTTGGGTATTAAAATAGAAGTCTCGGGTCTTTTAAGTGGCGCTTCCAGTATTGGACGCAACGAGAAATTTTCTCGTGGAACAGTTCCCACCCAAACCTTGCGAGCTGATATAGATTTTGCCCGGGTAGAAGCAATGCCAGCATATGGAAGCATTGGAATAAAAGTTTGGATTTATCGAGGCGAGTACGAAAACATCAAGTAA
- the rplV gene encoding 50S ribosomal protein L22: MEKKQQVVAKLNNLRITPRKVALVCDLVRGCTVMEARRRLAFTVKRSARPVANLIKSAVASAKSRGLESDEMFLSEIMVGKGTTLKRIRAGSKGTARPILKRTTNIKLSLSVSDENGTKNKS; this comes from the coding sequence ATGGAAAAAAAACAACAGGTTGTTGCAAAATTAAATAATTTAAGAATAACGCCAAGAAAAGTCGCTTTGGTTTGCGATCTTGTGAGGGGGTGCACAGTCATGGAGGCGCGAAGACGGCTTGCTTTTACGGTCAAAAGATCAGCCAGACCGGTTGCTAATCTAATCAAATCGGCAGTAGCGTCAGCAAAGAGCAGAGGTCTTGAAAGCGATGAGATGTTTTTATCCGAAATTATGGTGGGAAAAGGGACAACGCTTAAAAGAATTAGAGCTGGTTCCAAGGGAACCGCCCGCCCAATTTTAAAAAGAACCACAAATATTAAATTATCTCTTTCAGTTTCTGACGAAAATGGGACAAAAAACAAATCCTAA
- the rpsS gene encoding 30S ribosomal protein S19, with the protein MSRSQKKGPYIDPKLQEKVKKAKATLNRGAIKTWSRRSTISPEMVGLNFEVHNGKTFIGVFVTESMVGHKLGEFSLTRTFRTHSRKGLKKESSAKRAPEGISPTAPKPSPKAGAK; encoded by the coding sequence ATGAGCAGATCACAAAAAAAGGGTCCCTACATTGACCCAAAATTGCAAGAAAAAGTAAAAAAAGCGAAAGCTACATTAAATCGTGGGGCTATAAAAACATGGAGTAGAAGATCTACCATAAGTCCCGAGATGGTGGGGTTAAATTTCGAAGTACATAACGGAAAAACCTTTATTGGGGTGTTTGTCACCGAGTCTATGGTTGGGCACAAGTTAGGGGAGTTTTCTTTAACCAGGACCTTTAGAACTCACAGCAGAAAAGGTCTTAAAAAAGAAAGTTCTGCCAAGAGAGCACCGGAGGGTATTTCTCCAACTGCGCCAAAGCCGTCACCTAAAGCGGGAGCAAAATAG
- the rplB gene encoding 50S ribosomal protein L2, with product MALKRYKPTTPGQRGKISLRRKNQKLARVKSLVVGSRGSTARSRGRVSMRHRSAGAKKAYRKIDFKRDKYDILAKVEQIEYDPNRGSSIALILYADGERRYILRPKELKVGDTVVSSKQAVDQNPGNSCPLNLMPVGSYINCVELHVGKGGEMARGAGNFATITAKEGKYVNIKLPSGEVKKIFGNCSGSFGVLDNEDVKNISLGKAGIKKYLGRRSKVRGVAYGSPRSHPHGGSYKTSGVGRASPVSPWGQPAKGFKTRKRTHTDKFIVERK from the coding sequence ATGGCATTAAAAAGATACAAACCCACAACCCCAGGTCAAAGGGGAAAAATTAGTTTAAGGCGAAAAAACCAAAAGCTTGCAAGAGTAAAGTCTTTGGTTGTTGGCAGTCGTGGATCTACTGCTAGATCTCGTGGTAGGGTTTCAATGCGCCACAGATCTGCGGGTGCTAAAAAGGCCTATCGCAAGATAGATTTTAAAAGGGATAAATACGACATTTTGGCTAAAGTTGAGCAAATAGAGTACGATCCCAATAGAGGCAGTTCTATAGCTTTAATTTTATATGCTGATGGTGAACGGCGCTATATTTTAAGACCCAAAGAACTTAAAGTTGGGGATACCGTTGTTTCGTCGAAGCAGGCTGTTGATCAAAACCCTGGAAATTCCTGCCCCTTAAATTTAATGCCGGTTGGATCGTATATTAATTGCGTAGAGCTACATGTTGGAAAAGGTGGAGAAATGGCTAGAGGAGCAGGGAATTTTGCAACCATTACCGCAAAAGAGGGGAAATATGTTAATATCAAGCTTCCGAGTGGTGAGGTAAAAAAGATTTTTGGAAACTGTAGCGGATCTTTTGGTGTTTTGGACAACGAAGATGTTAAAAATATTAGCCTAGGTAAAGCGGGAATAAAGAAATACTTGGGACGGCGCTCTAAGGTAAGAGGTGTAGCCTATGGTAGTCCTAGATCTCATCCACATGGGGGCAGTTACAAAACATCGGGGGTTGGAAGAGCGTCTCCGGTAAGTCCTTGGGGACAACCTGCTAAAGGGTTTAAAACTAGAAAAAGAACTCATACCGATAAATTTATTGTTGAAAGGAAATAG
- a CDS encoding 50S ribosomal protein L23, producing the protein MQQIIIRPIITEKTTHLVKKGIYSFAVVKEASKGAIIDQIEQHFKVKVTRLNTLKTKSKTKRSLTKARMSYKTKEYKKAFAKLATGQKIDLFEVVEKKLGKAKKVKKTS; encoded by the coding sequence ATGCAACAAATAATAATTAGACCTATAATCACAGAAAAAACTACCCACTTGGTAAAAAAAGGCATTTATTCCTTTGCAGTTGTTAAAGAGGCGTCAAAAGGGGCGATTATTGATCAAATAGAGCAGCACTTTAAGGTTAAGGTTACGAGGTTGAATACTTTAAAAACAAAGAGCAAAACAAAAAGAAGTTTAACAAAGGCTAGAATGTCTTATAAAACCAAAGAGTATAAAAAAGCCTTCGCTAAATTAGCAACGGGTCAGAAAATCGATTTATTTGAAGTTGTGGAGAAGAAATTAGGAAAGGCTAAGAAGGTTAAGAAGACAAGTTAA
- the rplD gene encoding 50S ribosomal protein L4: protein MSLKVSVLNKEGQEVEKITLPKEVFGVTPNLDLIAQYIRMYQANQSQGTHKTKTRSQVSGGGKKPWNQKHTGRARAGSSRSPVWVGGGISHGPVPYTKRLSLNKAQKRGALVSALSCALQTKSILVLDRLDMDKLKTKDAIGILNNLKIDKKALLVISAKKEVAERFKVLRSFRNLSQVSVCDSRAINAFELSSVALTVLEKEVISELCNK, encoded by the coding sequence ATGAGTTTAAAGGTAAGCGTCTTAAATAAAGAAGGCCAAGAAGTTGAAAAAATAACTCTTCCCAAAGAGGTTTTTGGTGTTACTCCAAATCTGGATCTAATAGCGCAGTACATTAGAATGTATCAAGCTAATCAAAGCCAAGGAACACACAAGACCAAAACAAGGTCTCAAGTCTCTGGTGGCGGAAAAAAGCCTTGGAACCAAAAACATACGGGTAGGGCGCGGGCTGGGTCATCTAGGTCTCCAGTTTGGGTAGGCGGTGGAATATCTCACGGACCTGTTCCTTACACAAAAAGACTCTCTTTAAATAAAGCTCAAAAGAGGGGAGCGCTTGTATCAGCCCTTTCTTGCGCCTTGCAGACTAAAAGTATTTTAGTTTTGGATAGATTAGATATGGACAAGCTAAAAACAAAAGATGCCATAGGTATTTTAAACAATTTAAAAATAGATAAAAAAGCTCTTTTAGTAATTTCTGCCAAAAAGGAAGTTGCCGAAAGATTTAAAGTTTTAAGATCGTTTAGAAATCTTTCGCAGGTTAGTGTTTGCGACTCCAGAGCAATTAACGCTTTTGAGTTATCTTCCGTGGCGCTGACTGTTTTAGAAAAAGAGGTTATTTCAGAACTATGCAACAAATAA